From a region of the Listeria monocytogenes ATCC 19117 genome:
- a CDS encoding chorismate mutase has product METIKEYRKLINEIDFKLIRNIKARNLIVQSIGKIKSDKKINIMQEDRISELMNERKEIARKMQIDQEFIEDIFKLIVSQSCRLEEDIFKAEVNNK; this is encoded by the coding sequence TTGGAAACGATTAAAGAATACAGAAAACTTATCAATGAAATTGATTTTAAGTTAATTAGAAATATCAAAGCACGCAATTTGATTGTACAATCAATAGGCAAAATAAAATCAGATAAAAAAATTAATATTATGCAAGAAGATAGAATATCTGAATTAATGAATGAAAGAAAAGAAATTGCTAGAAAAATGCAAATAGATCAAGAATTTATTGAGGATATTTTTAAACTAATAGTTTCACAGTCATGTAGGCTAGAAGAAGACATATTTAAAGCGGAGGTGAATAATAAATGA
- a CDS encoding peptidylprolyl isomerase, whose translation MTYPQLSKEVAPNEIEAEMITNRGTIRIKLFPEIAPKTVENFVTHSKNGYYDGLIFHRVIPEFMIQGGDPDGRGTGGESIWGESFEDEFSTEAFNLRGALSMANAGPNTNGSQFFIVQKPDMPADMLGQMEQAGFPVEIIEAYKQGGTPWLDGRHTVFGHVIEGMDVVDEIANLPTGMQDKPVNDVVIEKINIK comes from the coding sequence ATGACTTACCCACAATTATCAAAAGAAGTGGCACCTAACGAAATTGAAGCAGAAATGATTACAAACCGAGGAACTATCCGCATCAAATTGTTCCCTGAAATTGCACCAAAAACAGTAGAAAACTTTGTTACACATTCCAAAAACGGCTACTATGATGGCCTTATTTTCCACCGTGTTATTCCTGAATTCATGATCCAAGGTGGCGACCCAGACGGCCGTGGTACTGGTGGCGAAAGTATTTGGGGCGAATCTTTTGAAGATGAATTCTCTACAGAAGCTTTCAATTTACGCGGAGCTTTATCCATGGCAAACGCTGGTCCAAACACAAACGGCAGTCAATTCTTCATCGTTCAAAAACCAGATATGCCTGCTGACATGCTTGGTCAAATGGAACAAGCTGGCTTCCCAGTAGAAATTATCGAAGCTTACAAACAAGGCGGAACACCATGGTTAGACGGCCGCCACACAGTTTTCGGTCACGTAATCGAAGGCATGGACGTAGTAGACGAAATCGCCAACCTACCAACTGGCATGCAAGACAAACCAGTGAATGATGTTGTGATTGAGAAGATTAATATTAAATAA
- a CDS encoding ATP-grasp domain-containing protein, whose protein sequence is MKRILIIGNYIFGRKYMEHSKRLGYEVILAATTAEEELSITEKSNIDYYIQIDYFREEYSLAKITEFYRKIPFDGVLAGHVFLPSLVNLVSKRLNLPFFGTEAIKNTTSKEKTREIMKEMEMFEANYFKFSSKDEIIKHKDNLDYPCIVKPLNGFGSINVERVNSLDDLLVSFKKHTSNLNYSILGPVFSEQILVEPYIEGKEFSVESIVEEGNVNSIMITEKIFNEKFENVENGHIMPAISLSNIEEKEIISYVNKIHKIFDINTGITHTEIKVNNDGIHLIELNPRVGGGFIAEMLSKVLNVDFYKIIIENCIGEKYNQVFKGNGYGYIRFIHAPKKGIFLGFKNIENLINDKNFLDMEYKIEPNSLVEKLDDNRGRLALFAYFNSDNFESVERSVLLLQRNAKIMMKDDTHA, encoded by the coding sequence ATGAAAAGAATCTTGATTATTGGAAATTATATTTTTGGTAGAAAATATATGGAGCATTCAAAAAGATTAGGTTATGAAGTTATTCTTGCAGCGACAACAGCTGAAGAGGAATTGAGTATTACTGAAAAATCCAATATAGATTATTATATTCAAATTGATTACTTTCGAGAAGAATATAGTCTTGCAAAAATAACAGAATTTTATAGAAAGATCCCATTTGATGGCGTGTTAGCTGGCCATGTGTTTCTACCTTCTCTCGTAAATTTAGTTTCTAAAAGATTAAACTTACCCTTTTTTGGAACTGAAGCTATAAAAAATACTACATCAAAAGAAAAGACTAGAGAGATAATGAAGGAGATGGAAATGTTTGAAGCAAACTATTTTAAATTTTCTTCAAAAGATGAAATCATAAAACATAAGGATAATTTGGACTATCCATGTATAGTGAAACCTCTAAATGGATTTGGAAGCATAAATGTAGAAAGAGTAAATTCATTAGATGACTTGTTAGTATCATTTAAAAAACATACGAGTAATCTTAATTATAGCATACTAGGACCAGTTTTTTCTGAGCAAATATTAGTTGAACCCTATATTGAAGGAAAGGAATTTTCAGTAGAAAGTATTGTCGAAGAAGGAAACGTAAATTCAATAATGATTACTGAAAAGATATTCAATGAAAAATTTGAAAATGTTGAAAATGGTCATATTATGCCAGCAATAAGCTTGAGTAATATAGAAGAAAAAGAAATTATTTCATACGTAAATAAAATTCATAAAATTTTTGATATAAATACAGGGATTACACATACTGAAATAAAAGTGAACAATGATGGAATTCATTTAATTGAATTGAATCCGAGAGTTGGTGGAGGGTTTATTGCCGAAATGCTTAGTAAAGTCTTGAATGTAGACTTTTATAAAATAATAATTGAAAATTGTATAGGCGAAAAATATAATCAAGTATTTAAAGGAAATGGTTATGGATATATTCGATTTATTCATGCACCTAAGAAAGGAATATTTTTGGGGTTTAAAAATATAGAAAATTTAATTAACGATAAAAATTTTTTAGATATGGAATATAAAATTGAACCCAATAGTCTGGTGGAAAAACTTGATGATAACCGAGGAAGATTGGCGTTGTTTGCTTATTTTAATTCTGATAATTTCGAATCAGTAGAAAGGTCCGTTTTGTTGTTACAAAGAAATGCTAAAATTATGATGAAGGATGATACGCATGCATGA
- a CDS encoding ABC transporter substrate-binding protein translates to MANCPTEKNITTNTNAINPIGVTRSGVSYLIFNKNKANPVEPFIINYLKAAFNSLHFVSELYDNKTPKAYSYFYKNSKTKEQASKNDWVDTFNFPDDSDRTIQLAVYDHPRFIREASWLKKQAASFKIKLEIKTYSFNDDFFTEKIILDSDIVLATDIPVTDIELGYLDFLLNKNLLFQKFINKTQKNTINSLTDKYRTSVSFEQKAILINQIEDYINQENILIYLYHPLKYYDIHSFINGVEFDSNGNIALDKLWW, encoded by the coding sequence ATGGCTAATTGTCCCACAGAAAAAAATATCACTACTAACACTAATGCTATTAACCCCATAGGAGTAACAAGATCTGGAGTATCTTATTTAATTTTCAATAAAAATAAAGCAAATCCAGTTGAACCTTTTATAATAAATTATTTAAAAGCCGCCTTTAATTCATTGCATTTTGTGTCTGAATTATATGATAATAAAACACCTAAGGCCTACAGTTATTTTTATAAGAATTCTAAAACTAAAGAACAAGCTTCCAAAAATGATTGGGTTGATACTTTCAATTTCCCAGATGACTCAGATAGAACAATTCAATTAGCAGTTTATGATCATCCTAGATTCATACGTGAAGCCTCATGGTTAAAAAAACAAGCTGCTTCTTTTAAAATCAAATTAGAAATAAAAACATATTCATTCAATGATGATTTTTTCACAGAGAAAATTATACTTGATTCTGATATAGTCTTAGCAACAGATATTCCTGTAACTGATATTGAATTAGGCTATCTCGATTTTTTATTAAACAAAAATTTGTTATTTCAAAAATTTATCAATAAAACACAAAAAAACACTATAAATTCACTCACTGATAAATATAGAACTTCTGTTTCTTTCGAACAAAAAGCTATCTTAATAAATCAAATTGAAGATTACATTAATCAAGAAAATATACTTATTTATTTATATCATCCATTAAAATACTATGATATCCATAGCTTCATCAATGGGGTGGAATTTGATAGTAATGGTAATATCGCTTTAGATAAATTGTGGTGGTGA
- a CDS encoding lmo2377 family MFS transporter: MTTRTRNLYILMLANLLMSASMTMIMPFLSLYIETFGDYSNAYVQRWAGYIFGVTFLIAFIFSPIWGRIGDKHGYKGILILTSVGLSICIFLMGFAHSVTYLLILRIFMGVVTGFIGVSNAFIARQTPRNEAGKILGTLQLGGVTGMLFGPLIGGAMADLFGFKDTFTITGIAMMVAALIVAFGVKEIRTEEQKEAAKVVYSRRAVLKQIFTLRVLFTVMVITALIQIANFSVQPLLALYVGDMTQSDNIAFLSGLAFSATGFGNLVMTRKWGQLGDKYGYEKILNILLIMAAVFVIPQAFATNLWVFIFFRFLFGIAIGGMVPCTTAYIRLAAPGVMQGEMLGYNQSARFLGNVIGPILGGTLAGFTGIPSVFLFMSFMFLVAFFILLYALHSDRKRHVNVD, encoded by the coding sequence ATGACAACTCGAACACGGAATTTGTACATCTTAATGCTGGCAAACCTGTTGATGTCAGCCAGTATGACAATGATTATGCCTTTTTTATCTCTTTACATTGAAACATTTGGTGATTATAGCAATGCTTACGTGCAAAGGTGGGCCGGTTATATTTTTGGCGTAACATTTTTAATTGCCTTTATCTTTTCGCCGATTTGGGGACGTATTGGTGATAAGCACGGTTATAAAGGGATTTTGATTCTGACTTCAGTTGGTTTATCGATTTGTATTTTTCTGATGGGATTTGCGCATTCTGTCACTTACTTACTGATTTTACGAATTTTCATGGGGGTTGTGACTGGCTTTATTGGCGTTAGTAATGCCTTTATTGCACGGCAAACTCCTCGTAATGAAGCTGGAAAAATTCTCGGTACTTTGCAACTCGGAGGCGTGACTGGGATGCTGTTTGGTCCCTTGATTGGCGGCGCGATGGCGGATTTATTTGGCTTTAAAGATACCTTTACAATTACCGGAATTGCGATGATGGTTGCGGCTTTAATTGTCGCTTTTGGTGTCAAGGAAATTCGTACAGAAGAACAAAAAGAAGCTGCCAAAGTCGTTTATTCTCGTCGTGCAGTTTTAAAACAAATTTTTACGCTACGAGTTCTATTCACGGTGATGGTTATTACAGCACTTATCCAAATTGCGAACTTTAGTGTTCAACCGTTGCTTGCGCTTTATGTAGGAGATATGACGCAATCAGACAATATTGCTTTCTTGTCTGGGCTGGCGTTTTCTGCGACGGGATTCGGGAACTTGGTGATGACGCGAAAATGGGGACAGCTTGGAGACAAATATGGGTATGAGAAAATACTGAATATCTTGTTGATTATGGCGGCTGTTTTTGTTATTCCACAGGCATTCGCGACGAATCTTTGGGTGTTCATCTTCTTCCGCTTTTTATTCGGGATTGCGATTGGTGGTATGGTGCCATGTACGACAGCTTATATTCGGCTTGCGGCGCCTGGTGTTATGCAAGGCGAAATGCTTGGCTATAATCAAAGTGCTCGCTTTTTAGGAAATGTTATCGGACCAATCCTCGGTGGGACGCTCGCTGGTTTCACTGGAATTCCGAGTGTGTTCTTATTTATGAGTTTTATGTTCCTCGTGGCATTTTTCATTTTGCTTTATGCCCTTCATTCCGACCGGAAACGGCATGTGAACGTGGATTGA
- a CDS encoding ABC transporter substrate-binding protein, which produces MVLFQTKCKKKLKKYEERNLLEYIPGKGRGNLSTIIFRNNFHSEVYNVLTNCIENNDIKFALQLSQLSIPQDWFSPFLEKIHTLFNDGSKNEDNILRFIINRKITVLDPTTVSLHFEASLIKQISNTLVNYNEEEDIFTPSVAIDWSHNEKFTTWNFNIRKNILFHNEKRLNGNDILFTFEEAIKSSTGKWLLCNLKNMYCTSEFSVHFEFKTPEPAFLKLVTHYSLVIRPVLSNSKSFIGCGQFKLIESKSNYVCLKSFSKYFKELPLIDGVEFWLMNSNFKKWLIVPQKKISLLTLMLLTP; this is translated from the coding sequence ATGGTACTATTCCAAACAAAATGTAAAAAAAAACTTAAAAAATATGAAGAAAGAAACTTATTAGAGTATATTCCAGGAAAAGGGCGAGGTAATTTATCGACAATAATTTTCAGGAATAATTTTCATTCTGAAGTATATAATGTATTAACTAATTGCATTGAAAATAATGATATTAAGTTTGCACTCCAACTATCTCAATTATCAATACCTCAAGATTGGTTCTCTCCATTTTTAGAAAAGATACACACCCTTTTTAATGATGGTAGTAAAAATGAAGATAATATTCTTAGATTTATAATTAATAGAAAAATCACTGTACTAGACCCAACAACTGTTTCCTTGCATTTCGAGGCTTCCTTAATCAAACAAATAAGCAATACACTAGTTAACTATAATGAAGAAGAAGATATATTTACCCCTTCAGTTGCAATTGATTGGTCTCACAATGAAAAATTCACAACATGGAACTTCAACATTAGAAAAAATATTTTATTCCATAACGAAAAAAGATTAAACGGTAATGATATTCTCTTTACATTTGAAGAAGCTATAAAAAGCAGTACTGGAAAATGGTTACTGTGTAATTTAAAAAATATGTATTGCACCTCTGAATTTTCTGTACATTTTGAATTCAAAACACCTGAGCCAGCCTTTTTAAAATTAGTAACACATTATTCACTTGTAATTAGACCTGTTCTTTCAAACAGTAAAAGCTTTATCGGCTGTGGGCAGTTTAAGCTTATCGAAAGTAAAAGTAATTACGTATGCCTAAAAAGTTTTTCAAAATATTTTAAAGAACTCCCTCTTATAGATGGGGTAGAATTCTGGTTAATGAATTCTAATTTCAAAAAATGGCTAATTGTCCCACAGAAAAAAATATCACTACTAACACTAATGCTATTAACCCCATAG
- a CDS encoding U32 family peptidase — protein MKISVATNFDGKLIEGIKGTNVTNLFGKLTNDFVGGGLETTNLNFIDQKKVAEHVKQAHENNLTFNYTFNNPFLSNEEFTQRGKNELKELLNWLYEIEVDSLTVSIPILLQYVKKNYPKMEVKISSSVCVNSVSKIRSWEEMGADCIVLDPMTVNRNFSLLKDLRNSTNIDLELIVNNNCLYECPMLPYHQAFLGQSSRVKGNKINEDYCYLGCSKKRVLDPVNYLISDIIRPEDVQNYEELGYNNIKIIDRATPTELLVKRCKAYTDRKYNGNLLDLIQHFGYHDVSDPYQYLDSVFIDNSKLTKHLTKFLTGECNKLECGEKCKHCYSFAKRAISIDEAFRERHLSNIDYQAKKIEKL, from the coding sequence ATGAAAATATCAGTAGCAACTAATTTTGACGGTAAATTAATCGAAGGTATTAAAGGAACTAATGTAACTAATTTGTTTGGAAAATTAACAAATGATTTTGTAGGAGGAGGCTTAGAAACTACTAATTTAAACTTTATAGATCAAAAAAAAGTTGCAGAGCATGTAAAGCAAGCACATGAAAATAACTTAACGTTTAATTATACCTTTAATAATCCATTTTTGAGTAATGAAGAATTTACTCAACGTGGGAAAAATGAACTGAAGGAGCTTCTTAATTGGTTATATGAAATAGAGGTGGATTCTTTAACTGTATCAATTCCTATTTTATTACAATACGTGAAGAAAAATTATCCAAAAATGGAAGTAAAGATTTCTTCTAGTGTTTGTGTTAACTCTGTTAGTAAAATCAGAAGTTGGGAAGAAATGGGAGCAGATTGCATAGTATTAGATCCAATGACAGTTAATAGAAATTTTAGTCTTCTAAAAGATTTAAGAAATTCAACTAATATTGATTTAGAACTGATTGTTAATAATAATTGCCTTTATGAATGTCCTATGCTACCTTATCATCAAGCTTTTCTAGGACAATCTTCACGCGTGAAAGGAAATAAAATCAATGAGGATTATTGTTATTTAGGGTGTTCAAAAAAGAGAGTATTAGACCCAGTAAATTATTTAATTTCAGATATTATTAGACCGGAGGATGTTCAAAACTACGAGGAATTGGGGTATAACAATATAAAAATAATTGATCGTGCAACTCCTACAGAATTATTAGTGAAGCGTTGTAAAGCATATACAGATAGAAAATATAATGGGAATTTGTTAGATTTAATACAACATTTTGGTTATCATGATGTTTCGGATCCTTACCAATATTTAGATAGTGTTTTTATTGATAATTCCAAATTAACTAAACATTTAACTAAATTTCTAACAGGTGAATGTAATAAACTTGAATGTGGTGAAAAATGTAAACATTGTTATTCTTTTGCGAAGAGGGCCATTTCTATTGATGAAGCGTTTAGGGAAAGACATTTATCCAATATAGATTATCAAGCAAAAAAAATAGAAAAGCTATAA